The proteins below are encoded in one region of Erinaceus europaeus chromosome 15, mEriEur2.1, whole genome shotgun sequence:
- the LOC103128017 gene encoding olfactory receptor 2AE1-like, protein MGQWNETSLADFILEGLFNYSLTHTFFFSLTLVVFLVAVSGNSLTILLICADPRLHTPMYFLLSQLSLMDLMYVITTIPKMAANYLSGRKSISFVGCFTQHFLYLSVGTAECILLTLMSYDRYVAICHPLRYTVLMSRRVTLMMAAMSWLGASMNSLVHTMILMRFPFCGPRKISHFYCEFPAMLKLICADITVYEKTVYISTVLVLLIPILLVSASYAFILRSVIQMQSAGSKRNAFATCSSHLTVVSLFFGACIFSYMRPRSQRTPLQDKVGSVFYSVITPTLNPLIYTLRNKDVAKALKNVLGRDIITQ, encoded by the coding sequence ATGGGGCAGTGGAATGAAACTTCTCTGGCTGACTTCATCCTTGAAGGGCTCTTTAATTATTCTCTTACCCacacctttttcttctccttgacCCTGGTGGTCTTCCTGGTAGCAGTGAGTGGCAACTCCCTCACCATTCTCCTCATCTGTGCTGACCCCCGGCttcacacccccatgtacttccTGCTCAGCCAGCTCTCCCTCATGGATCTGATGTATGTTATCACCACCATCCCCAAGATGGCGGCCAACTACCTCTCTGGCAGAAAGTCCATCTCCTTTGTGGGTTGCTTTACCCAGCACTTCCTTTATTTGTCTGTGGGTACTGCTGAGTGTATTCTCCTCACTCTCATGTCCTAtgatcgctatgtggccatctgtcacCCATTGCGTTATACTGTCCTTATGAGTAGAAGGGTGACACTGATGATGGCTGCCATGTCCTGGCTGGGAGCATCCATGAACTCCCTTGTTCACACCATGATCTTGATGCGCTTCCCCTTCTGTGGACCTCGAAAAATCAGTCACTTCTACTGTGAGTTTCCAGCTATGCTTAAGTTGATATGTGCAGACATCACTGTTTATGAGAAGACAGTTTATATCAGCACTGTCCTTGTTCTCCTCATCCCCATCCTGCTGGTCTCTGCATCCTATGCCTTCATCCTCCGCAGTGTCATTCAGATGCAATCTGCTGGGAGTAAGAGAAATGCCTTTGCCACTTGTAGCTCTCAcctcactgtggtttctctcttttttggtgCCTGCATCTTTTCCTACATGAGACCTAGATCCCAGCGCACTCCACTGCAAGACAAAGTTGGCTCTGTGTTCTACAGTGTCATAACTCCCACCCTGAATCCTTTGATCTACACTCTGCGGAACAAGGATGTAGCCAAGGCTCTGAAGAATGTCCTGGGAAGAGACATTATCACCCAATGA